The nucleotide sequence GCGCAGTCGGTCGGGACTCTCCGGATGCCGACTGCCGGTGTCGTGTTCGAGGCAGATTTCGCGGTAACCAAACTTCATTCAACGTAGTGTGTCAGTTGGGCGTAGAGTTCAACGTCCTCCGCCTTAATCGTTCGGCGGCCGGCGTGCTCGGCGAGCAGCGCCGCCGCGGCCGCGACATCGTCGGCCTCGCGCTCCAGGATCGAGGCCAGCGCGATACGTGCATCCATCGCGACCCGATACCGGTCATCGATATCGAGGCGTGCGATGCGGTCGACCGGCGCGATCGGCAGTTCGAGTGCGTCCTTCTCCGGGACACCCTCGACGCCGAAATCGGTCGCCATCAGCGTCTTCCGTCCGTCGGCGTTGGCCGCCGCGGCGGCGTCGACGGACAGCGCCGCCCCCCGCGACTGGATGCGGCGGGTGAGGGCTTCGGTCGCTTCGGCGCTCACCCGCAGTCCGCCGGCGTTTCGCCGGATGATCGAATCGATAGGGGCAAACGGTAGCTCGACGCTCATACGCCACAAGCGGGCGGTTTCCGTCTTAAGCGTTTCCTCACGCCGCCGACGGATCTAGAACAGTTCCTCGGCGT is from Halorhabdus sp. BNX81 and encodes:
- a CDS encoding histone; translation: MSVELPFAPIDSIIRRNAGGLRVSAEATEALTRRIQSRGAALSVDAAAAANADGRKTLMATDFGVEGVPEKDALELPIAPVDRIARLDIDDRYRVAMDARIALASILEREADDVAAAAALLAEHAGRRTIKAEDVELYAQLTHYVE